acctcttgaaaaacatgttttcctggtatcgcaaacctgaaaacaattgtgactttgctggtgttgttaaatcatgtttgaagtacacctccctaacaccgataatgccgtagcaaaaatataggccccctttaaaaattccgccctgggcctccaaggggattgatcctccactgctacAGTTGGTCAATATCGCATTGCAACGGCGAATGTAACGTCGGATGAGTAATTATGTTAGCAATTGCTTCACATGCTATGCAACGTACGATACGATATTATTATTCTAACTCCTGCAAGCGCCTGTGGAGTAAATCCGCATTTAAACGATGCATGCACAGAAATTGACCGTTCAGGAACAGCACCGGAATGTCGTACCGGTACAGCCGTAGAAACCGTAcgtttcagatttccgataccaggagagcatgttttaagaggtgacacctagtgccagccgagcaagcacaaatcacgcgcttcgCGGTAGATGGCGCGTTTGTTGCATGCAGTATtgctcaacattgcatacgaagttgggcgccatcttgctcggctggttgTAAAGTTAgtatataaacattgcataccttacggcgcagtaccaggagctacctcctccgtggatgctctcctggtactatacattcggaaactggtagttttcaaagaaatttttctccaccaacgggaaagttagtgtttaaacattgcatacctttcggcggttttcgagcaaaattgctgtacaaggtgctacctcttccgtggatgctttcctggtatcggcaatctgaaaacagctgattttgtatggaatttcgtaccagttgatgggaagtttgagcgagatgaaggatgctttccgtttcattcatcttccttacactagcgatcgctctcacgggtttgatagtatgcaatgcaatagtgatgggcaaatttattgcacacctcttgaaaaacatgttttcctggtatcgcaaacctgaaaacaattgtgactttgctggtgttgttaaatcatgtttgaagtacacctccctaacaccgataatgccgtagcaaaaatataggccccctttaaaaattccgccctgggcctccaaggggattgatcctccactgctacAGTTGGTCAATATCGCATTGCAACGGCGAATGTAACGTCGGATGAGTAATTATGTTAGCAATTGCTTCACATGCTATGCAACGTACGATACGATATTATTATTCTAACTCCTGCAAGCGCCTGTGGAGTAAATCCGCATTTAAACGATGCATGCACAGAAATTGACCGTTCAGGAACAGCACCGGAATGTCGTACCGGTACAGCCGTAGAAACCGTACGTTTTCTCGCTTCGTAATGTCCACCTTCTGGAGAGTGTAGCGGCCGTGGAATTGCATCTCAAGCTGCTCCACCAGCTCATCGCAAAGCGTGCAATGATCGTGAGTGTAGAGCGTCAACAGAGGTTTCCCAGTGCGTTCACCTTCCGGACCACGATAGGAAGCAACCGGGTTGGTCCTAGGAGAAACGAAACACGAAAAAGGGGAAATAAATAACGAAAAGAACAACTGtagatttcaattttattgaattttaataaaaccgCTTGTAGCATAGCAAAATATACGTTTGATTTGATTGGGAAACTGTAGTAAAGAGGTCTCGCCGTGTGGCACTAATCTCGTGTCGTGTCGTACTAATCTAGTAAATGCACATTCATTTCCGTTACACCCGCGAGCCGGAACAGAGGTATTTGCGTATCGAATTCCCATCCCCCGTAACATTACATTGGAATTGCCGGGTAAATAATCGTTGCTTACAGCTTTTCAATCAGGATCGAGGACGCTCCGCCACCACCGTTGCAGATCGAGGCACAACCAACCTGTCCCGCTTTCAGGGCGTGCGTCAGATGGGTTACCAACCGGGCACCGGACATACCGATCGGATGACCGAGGGAAACCGCTCCACCGTGGATGTTCACTTTCTCCGGATCGATGTCAAGCTTGCGCTGATTGGCCACAACTACCAGCGAAAATGCTTCATTGATTTCCCACATGGCCACATCCTCCTTGCGTACGCCTGTCTGTTCTAGCAGCTTCGGTACGGCCAATGCCGGGGCGATCGGAAAATCGATCGGATCCGTTTCGGCATCGGCAAATCCGACTACCCGTGCTAATGGTTTACACTTGAACCGTTCGGCCGCTTCGGCCGTCATCAGCACCACGGCCGATGCGCCATCGTTTAGCGTGGAAGCATTACCAGCCGTCACGGTACCATTCTCCCGCTGGAACACCGTCGCTAGCTGCCCGAACTTGTCGAAGTTTACGCGCTTGTACTCTTCGTCCTCGGCCACAACGATGTCCGGTTTGCCGCGCTTGCCCGCAATCCGCACGGGTGTGATTTCGGCATCGAACGCTTTCGCGCTCCAGGCGGCAGCACTGCGCTTGTAGCTGTTGATGGCAAACTCGTCCTGATCCTTGCGCGTAATGCCCATCTGTTTGGCCGTGTTTTCCGCACAATTTCCCATATGGAACTTGTTGTACACATCGGTCAGCCCATCGAACACAATACCGTCGATCAGGTTAACTCCACCGTACGGTGTGCTGCCGCGCTTCAGATAGTACGGCACGTTCGACATCGATTCCATTCCGCCGGCCACGATTACCTCTTGCTGGCCAAGCATAAGCGTTTGTGCCCCGAGCATAACGCTCTTCATGCCGGACGAACACACCTTGTTGACGGTGGTGCAGATGGTCGATTTGGGCAGCCCGGCAAAGATGACAGCTTGGCGAGCCGGCGCCTGTCCCATGCCGGCAGCATTCACATTGCCAATGTACACCTCCTGCACGTCCTCCTTCCCGATGCCAGCCTGCTTTACAGCCGACTCCACGGCAACGGCACCGAGCTGGGAAGCGGACAGCGATGACAGGCTGCTCTGGAAGCTTCC
The Anopheles moucheti chromosome 2, idAnoMoucSN_F20_07, whole genome shotgun sequence genome window above contains:
- the LOC128309620 gene encoding acetyl-CoA acetyltransferase, mitochondrial, translating into MVLKLAQFASRAIGGRAYYSTSGKRHDVVIVAATRTPIGSFQSSLSSLSASQLGAVAVESAVKQAGIGKEDVQEVYIGNVNAAGMGQAPARQAVIFAGLPKSTICTTVNKVCSSGMKSVMLGAQTLMLGQQEVIVAGGMESMSNVPYYLKRGSTPYGGVNLIDGIVFDGLTDVYNKFHMGNCAENTAKQMGITRKDQDEFAINSYKRSAAAWSAKAFDAEITPVRIAGKRGKPDIVVAEDEEYKRVNFDKFGQLATVFQRENGTVTAGNASTLNDGASAVVLMTAEAAERFKCKPLARVVGFADAETDPIDFPIAPALAVPKLLEQTGVRKEDVAMWEINEAFSLVVVANQRKLDIDPEKVNIHGGAVSLGHPIGMSGARLVTHLTHALKAGQVGCASICNGGGGASSILIEKL